One genomic window of Maribacter aquivivus includes the following:
- a CDS encoding alpha/beta fold hydrolase, which yields MKQILHSVILGEGKPLCILHGFLGMLDNWKTLGTLYAENGFCVHLINQRNHGKSFHSPDFNYDILADDFLNYLDAHNIKSTAIIGHSMGGKTAMQFACTYPERVNKLLIADIAPKYYPPHHQEIINGLNAIDTTNLKSRKDADEQLKKHISNTGIRQFLLKNLYRNEDKKLCFKFNLEVLSEKMEEIGDNINSTDSFDGSTLFLRGEKSKYVTKNDVEIIHRHFPKAIVETIANAGHWLHAENPEQFFNKSLAFFNRG from the coding sequence ATGAAACAGATATTACATTCAGTAATTTTAGGAGAAGGTAAACCCTTGTGTATTTTACACGGGTTTCTTGGCATGTTAGATAATTGGAAAACGCTAGGGACTTTATATGCAGAAAATGGTTTTTGTGTTCACCTAATAAACCAAAGAAATCATGGTAAAAGTTTTCATTCCCCAGATTTCAATTATGACATACTTGCAGATGATTTTCTAAATTATTTAGATGCACATAATATAAAAAGTACTGCTATAATTGGTCATTCTATGGGTGGCAAAACTGCTATGCAATTTGCATGTACATACCCTGAGCGCGTGAATAAATTGCTTATTGCAGATATTGCACCAAAATATTATCCACCACATCATCAAGAAATCATTAATGGCTTAAACGCTATTGATACCACAAATTTGAAATCGAGAAAAGATGCTGACGAACAATTAAAGAAACACATTTCAAATACAGGTATACGACAATTTCTATTGAAAAATTTATATAGAAATGAGGATAAAAAACTATGCTTTAAATTCAATTTGGAAGTGCTCAGCGAAAAGATGGAAGAAATAGGAGATAACATCAATAGCACAGACAGTTTTGACGGATCCACTTTGTTTTTAAGAGGAGAAAAATCTAAATATGTAACCAAAAATGACGTAGAAATCATACATCGCCATTTTCCAAAAGCAATTGTAGAAACCATAGCTAATGCCGGACACTGGCTACACGCCGAAAATCCTGAACAATTTTTCAATAAATCACTTGCCTTTTTCAATAGAGGTTAA
- a CDS encoding glycosyltransferase: protein MDYYIVIPIHNEEAFLKSTLDSILQQTLVPKKVILVNDNSTDGTENIIDHYCTVNSLFQKLNTTSSTQHMPGSKVINAFNKGLEVLDDHYDVIVKLDADVILPSNYFKVICSHYKQNKTLGICGGFIYEQNNAGEWILNHPMDNDHVRGAIKAYSKACFKAIGGLKNAMGWDTVDELLARFNNFTIQTDATLKVKHLRPTGKAYNAKAKRLQGKAMYTMRYGFVITSIASMKMAIKNKSVKSFWNNMSGYIQAARNNTSYLVTAEEGKFIKNLRWTNIKRKIKA from the coding sequence ATGGATTACTACATAGTTATTCCTATACACAACGAAGAGGCTTTTTTAAAAAGTACTTTAGACTCTATTTTACAACAGACATTAGTCCCAAAAAAAGTTATTCTAGTTAATGATAATTCCACCGACGGTACTGAAAACATCATAGACCACTATTGTACAGTAAACAGTCTGTTTCAAAAGCTGAACACAACTTCGTCTACACAACACATGCCGGGCAGCAAAGTCATTAATGCGTTTAATAAGGGATTAGAGGTATTAGATGACCATTATGATGTTATCGTAAAACTAGATGCAGATGTTATTTTACCTTCTAATTATTTTAAAGTAATATGTTCGCATTATAAACAAAATAAGACTTTAGGTATTTGCGGCGGATTCATTTATGAGCAAAATAACGCTGGAGAATGGATATTGAACCACCCAATGGATAACGACCATGTACGAGGCGCCATTAAAGCCTATTCTAAAGCTTGTTTTAAAGCCATAGGAGGATTGAAGAACGCAATGGGATGGGATACGGTAGATGAGCTCTTAGCGAGGTTTAATAACTTCACCATACAAACTGATGCCACACTCAAAGTAAAACATCTAAGACCTACAGGTAAAGCATATAATGCAAAAGCAAAAAGGTTACAAGGCAAAGCAATGTACACCATGCGTTATGGATTCGTAATTACCTCTATTGCTTCTATGAAAATGGCAATAAAAAATAAATCTGTAAAATCATTCTGGAACAATATGTCCGGTTACATACAAGCCGCTAGAAATAACACCTCTTACCTAGTAACCGCAGAAGAAGGCAAGTTCATCAAAAACCTACGCTGGACAAATATTAAAAGAAAAATAAAAGCATAA
- a CDS encoding NAD kinase: protein MKVAVYGQTYQDNAIEYLIELLDELSKVSAEVYIEKDFYDLYRVKNTAQTFPTFTIDEGLNASFDMFVSFGGDGTILRATTFVKDLGIPIVGVNTGRLGFLSTFKKEDVRKVVREFKQGAYTVVERSLVQLNTKELDVEFGDLNFALNEITVSRKDTTSMITVETFLNNEYLTSYWADGLIISTPTGSTGYSLSCGGPVIVPTAKSLVLTPIAPHNLNARPLVISDDTVIRLKVSGREENHLVSLDSRIASLENGQEITISKAPFTIKMIEYTSESFLKTLRNKLLWGEDRRN from the coding sequence ATGAAAGTAGCTGTATACGGTCAAACTTATCAAGATAATGCTATTGAATATCTTATCGAGTTATTAGATGAGTTAAGTAAGGTCTCTGCCGAAGTTTATATTGAGAAAGATTTTTACGATTTATACAGAGTTAAAAATACTGCCCAAACATTTCCAACATTTACAATCGATGAAGGCCTAAACGCCTCTTTTGATATGTTCGTTAGTTTTGGTGGCGATGGTACTATATTAAGGGCTACAACTTTTGTAAAAGATTTAGGTATACCAATTGTTGGTGTAAATACCGGTAGGTTGGGTTTTCTTTCAACCTTTAAAAAAGAAGACGTTAGAAAAGTAGTTAGAGAGTTTAAGCAAGGTGCATATACTGTTGTTGAACGTAGTTTGGTTCAATTGAATACGAAGGAACTTGATGTTGAATTTGGAGATCTTAATTTTGCATTGAACGAAATTACCGTAAGTAGAAAAGATACGACCTCTATGATAACGGTTGAAACATTTTTAAATAACGAGTACCTGACTTCTTATTGGGCAGACGGATTGATTATTTCGACCCCAACAGGATCCACAGGGTATTCATTAAGTTGTGGTGGTCCGGTAATTGTGCCTACTGCAAAGTCATTGGTCTTAACGCCTATTGCACCGCATAACTTAAACGCCAGGCCTTTAGTGATTTCAGATGATACCGTAATTCGTTTAAAAGTGTCTGGTAGAGAAGAGAACCACTTGGTTTCTTTAGATTCAAGAATAGCATCATTAGAAAATGGTCAAGAAATAACCATTAGTAAAGCTCCGTTTACTATTAAAATGATAGAATATACTTCAGAAAGTTTTTTAAAGACCTTAAGAAATAAGCTTCTTTGGGGCGAGGATAGGCGAAATTGA
- a CDS encoding OmpH family outer membrane protein, protein MSTKTKVLLVVSVIFMTIQGFAQRGVRMAYVDMEYILQNVDEYREATEQLETKVQRWKIEVEQKQSVVEQMKKDLMAEKVLLTPELIAEREEEIQILEREMIEYQQDRFGPQGDLVLQKRRLIQPIQDQVFNEVQKIGTNKKYDFIFDKSADVVMLYSEKRHDISDLVLRGIARTRKVSKPVKKSNDRSRLDDFDDEEEEVVSEALQERLDKATEATETRAKSAADAKAEQLKLREERKKAYEERRKKLLEEREAKKQEKLKERNSDTEKDDNSGTI, encoded by the coding sequence ATGAGTACAAAAACAAAAGTTCTATTAGTAGTTTCGGTCATCTTCATGACAATACAGGGTTTTGCCCAAAGAGGGGTGAGAATGGCCTATGTAGATATGGAGTACATTTTACAGAATGTAGATGAGTACAGAGAAGCGACCGAGCAGTTAGAAACTAAAGTACAGCGTTGGAAGATTGAAGTAGAGCAGAAACAAAGTGTTGTTGAGCAGATGAAGAAAGATTTAATGGCAGAGAAAGTGCTATTGACTCCAGAGCTTATTGCAGAACGTGAAGAAGAAATTCAAATTTTGGAACGTGAAATGATCGAGTACCAACAAGATCGTTTTGGACCACAAGGAGATTTAGTATTGCAAAAAAGAAGGTTGATACAGCCTATACAGGATCAAGTGTTTAATGAAGTACAAAAAATTGGCACCAATAAAAAGTATGATTTTATTTTTGATAAATCTGCGGATGTTGTAATGTTGTATTCCGAAAAAAGACACGATATCAGTGATTTAGTGTTGAGAGGTATTGCTAGAACAAGAAAAGTTAGCAAACCGGTTAAAAAATCAAATGATCGTAGTAGATTAGATGATTTTGATGACGAAGAGGAAGAAGTGGTAAGTGAAGCATTGCAAGAGCGTTTAGATAAAGCGACTGAAGCAACTGAGACAAGAGCGAAAAGTGCGGCCGATGCAAAAGCCGAACAATTAAAATTGCGAGAAGAGCGTAAGAAAGCGTACGAAGAAAGAAGAAAGAAGTTATTAGAAGAGCGCGAAGCTAAGAAGCAAGAGAAATTAAAAGAGAGAAATAGCGATACCGAAAAAGATGACAATAGCGGTACTATTTAA
- the porG gene encoding type IX secretion system protein PorG: MRYITLLVLLFSLSGLQAQTYEVGIFAGGANTISDVGKTDYLLPSNIAFGGLFKWNISKRYAWRGSLTYGKFTADDTKSSSTARQQRGYVIDNSILEGSVGLEFNFVEYNLHKLGPAFTPYLYTGLTYFRYDYQYFNGGVLQDINQREGSFAVPMTVGFKYRINQFLIFGGEIGARYTFTDNLDGSNPEGSNFEEFQFGNIFSDDWYVFSGLTLTYTFGRKPCMDCFE, encoded by the coding sequence ATGCGTTACATAACGTTATTAGTATTACTTTTTTCACTGTCGGGTTTGCAGGCGCAGACGTATGAGGTGGGTATTTTTGCTGGTGGTGCCAATACAATTAGTGATGTTGGCAAAACAGATTATCTTTTGCCTTCTAATATTGCTTTTGGCGGATTGTTTAAATGGAACATAAGTAAAAGGTATGCATGGCGAGGTAGTCTAACCTATGGTAAGTTTACTGCAGACGATACAAAATCTAGTTCAACCGCAAGACAGCAAAGGGGTTATGTAATTGATAATTCTATTTTAGAAGGTTCTGTTGGTTTAGAGTTTAACTTTGTAGAATATAATTTGCACAAACTTGGTCCTGCTTTTACACCTTATTTATATACGGGTCTTACCTATTTTAGGTATGATTATCAGTATTTTAATGGCGGTGTTTTACAGGATATTAATCAAAGAGAAGGAAGTTTTGCGGTACCAATGACTGTTGGTTTTAAATATCGTATCAATCAGTTTCTTATTTTTGGGGGCGAAATTGGTGCTAGGTATACTTTTACAGATAACCTAGATGGTAGTAACCCTGAAGGTTCTAACTTTGAAGAATTTCAATTTGGTAATATATTTAGTGATGACTGGTACGTATTTTCTGGTTTAACACTAACTTATACCTTTGGTAGAAAACCTTGTATGGATTGTTTTGAGTAA
- a CDS encoding OmpH family outer membrane protein, translated as MKQVKKIAVALLLFVATTSFVNAQSKVAHIDVTQLLSAMPEMKSAEAELKKLQETYNADIEGSMTELRNKYTQYQNEAAAKSKEENEKRAIELQGYEKNIGEAQQRAQQEFQKKQAELFAPISEKAKAAIEQVAAAQGFDYVIDAQAGGGLIVAKGKDLLADVKKQLGF; from the coding sequence ATGAAACAAGTAAAAAAAATTGCGGTAGCCTTATTGTTGTTCGTAGCAACGACAAGTTTTGTAAATGCCCAAAGTAAGGTAGCTCATATAGACGTTACTCAATTATTATCTGCAATGCCAGAAATGAAGTCGGCAGAAGCTGAGCTTAAGAAATTACAAGAAACTTACAATGCGGATATTGAAGGTTCAATGACAGAGTTGCGTAACAAGTACACACAGTACCAAAACGAAGCAGCAGCTAAGTCTAAAGAAGAAAACGAAAAAAGAGCAATAGAATTACAAGGTTACGAAAAGAATATTGGTGAAGCTCAACAAAGAGCTCAACAAGAATTCCAAAAGAAACAAGCTGAGTTATTCGCTCCTATTTCTGAAAAAGCTAAAGCGGCAATAGAACAAGTTGCAGCAGCACAAGGATTTGATTACGTTATTGATGCGCAAGCAGGTGGCGGTCTTATCGTTGCAAAAGGTAAAGACCTTTTAGCTGATGTTAAAAAACAATTAGGTTTCTAA
- a CDS encoding isoprenyl transferase, producing MSDINDIDKLNVPKHLAIIMDGNGRWAKERGKLRVFGHEHGVKTVRIVVEECVQLKIDYLTLYTFSTENWNRPKIEVQTLMRLLVSSLKKELKTFNKNNIRLNTIGNIDALPSKAYRELVEVMDQTKQNTGMTLTLALSYGAREELQSMVKQISTKVKNNIISIENIDQEIINSHLYTHDLPDVDLLIRTSGEHRISNFLLWQIAYAELYFIDVYWPDFREHHLVEAIKNYQNRERRFGKTSEQLT from the coding sequence ATGAGTGATATAAACGATATTGATAAACTAAATGTTCCAAAGCACCTTGCTATTATCATGGATGGTAATGGTAGGTGGGCGAAAGAACGTGGTAAACTAAGAGTTTTTGGTCACGAACATGGTGTGAAAACGGTTAGAATTGTCGTTGAAGAATGTGTTCAATTAAAGATTGACTACCTAACATTATATACTTTTTCTACAGAAAATTGGAACAGACCAAAGATAGAAGTACAGACACTTATGCGCTTATTGGTGTCCTCATTGAAGAAAGAACTTAAAACTTTTAACAAAAACAACATCCGTTTAAATACTATTGGTAACATAGATGCGCTGCCTTCTAAGGCGTATAGAGAGTTGGTCGAAGTAATGGATCAAACAAAGCAAAACACAGGCATGACGCTGACTTTGGCTTTAAGCTATGGGGCTCGAGAAGAGCTTCAATCTATGGTGAAACAGATAAGTACCAAAGTTAAAAATAATATAATTTCAATTGAAAACATTGACCAAGAAATTATAAATAGCCATCTTTACACGCATGATTTACCAGACGTAGATTTGCTTATCCGTACTAGTGGAGAACATCGGATCAGCAATTTCTTATTATGGCAAATAGCGTATGCAGAGTTATATTTTATTGACGTATATTGGCCTGATTTTAGAGAGCACCACTTGGTGGAGGCCATAAAAAATTACCAGAACAGAGAACGAAGATTTGGAAAAACAAGCGAACAACTCACTTAA
- a CDS encoding phage holin family protein, whose translation MKLILRILLSAVAVIILANVLPNVSVDGFMTAVIVAVVLSILNLLVKPILVILTLPVTVITFGLFLLIINAIIILLADKLIDGFAVGNIWWALIFSLLLSFLQSIFFTLLKDDKS comes from the coding sequence ATGAAACTAATTTTAAGAATTCTATTAAGCGCTGTAGCAGTTATCATTTTAGCCAATGTACTACCAAATGTATCTGTAGACGGTTTTATGACCGCTGTAATCGTAGCTGTTGTATTAAGCATTTTAAATCTTCTTGTTAAACCAATATTAGTAATATTAACACTACCCGTAACCGTAATCACCTTTGGTTTATTTCTATTAATCATCAATGCAATAATTATTTTATTGGCAGATAAACTTATTGATGGTTTTGCCGTTGGCAACATCTGGTGGGCATTGATTTTTAGCCTCTTGCTATCTTTTTTACAATCAATCTTTTTTACACTGTTAAAAGATGACAAGTCGTAG
- a CDS encoding pyridoxine 5'-phosphate synthase, with the protein MTKLSVNVNKIATLRNARGGNVPDLLKVSKDLEGFGAQGITIHPRPDERHIRYQDARDLKKTVTTEFNIEGNPVPKFIELVLEVKPEQVTLVPDSVDAITSNAGWDTIKNKEFLTNVIKTFKDAGIRTSIFVDPDPKMIDGAKAVGTDRIELYTESYATNYTQNKEEAIKPFIIAAQRANELGIGINAGHDLSLDNIEYFAKNIPNLLEVSIGHALISEALYLGLDNVVNMYLHRLK; encoded by the coding sequence ATGACAAAACTTAGCGTTAACGTAAACAAAATTGCAACTCTCAGAAATGCCCGTGGTGGTAATGTTCCAGATTTACTTAAGGTATCTAAAGATTTAGAAGGATTTGGAGCACAAGGGATTACCATTCACCCAAGACCAGACGAACGCCATATTAGATACCAAGATGCACGAGATTTAAAGAAAACGGTAACGACGGAATTTAATATTGAAGGCAACCCGGTTCCAAAATTCATTGAGCTAGTTCTTGAGGTAAAACCAGAACAAGTAACATTGGTACCTGATTCTGTTGATGCAATTACCTCTAATGCCGGTTGGGACACCATAAAAAACAAGGAGTTTTTAACCAATGTCATTAAAACCTTTAAAGATGCAGGTATTCGTACTTCTATATTTGTAGATCCAGACCCAAAAATGATTGATGGCGCAAAAGCAGTTGGAACCGATAGAATTGAATTATATACTGAAAGCTACGCAACCAATTATACGCAAAACAAAGAAGAAGCAATAAAACCATTTATTATAGCTGCCCAACGCGCAAACGAACTAGGTATTGGTATAAATGCCGGTCATGATTTAAGTTTAGACAACATTGAATATTTTGCTAAAAATATCCCTAACTTACTAGAAGTATCTATAGGCCATGCATTGATCAGCGAAGCATTGTACTTAGGGCTTGACAATGTTGTAAACATGTATTTACACAGATTGAAATGA
- a CDS encoding BamA/OMP85 family outer membrane protein: MTRFISLNHFLTTLLFLTTFIAAAQDNTYEDGKSYILGGIDVTGLQSYNEQTVKTYTGLRVGQPITLPGEQISEVIKKLWGLELFSEIDIFITNIEENTVFLELNIIERPTLTNVKFYGVKKGKVEGLIKDTDLKKGKKITESLISNSKNYITNKYKKQGYLNADVTIATSKDTIEGNTRNMVVNVNKGDKVKIRDIIFEGNEQLSDKKLRKALKSTKQKKLGRFWKKSKYIQEDYEEDLSLLVDKFAENGYRDARVISDSIIKVDENNIDLKIKVEEGDKYYFGNIDFVGNTVYTDRQLNQVLGIKKGDTYNGVLLRERIADNSKPDPSDVTSLYQNNGYLFSTINPVEISAANDTIDFEIRIIEGKETFLDHVTVSGNDKTNDHVIYRELRTRPGQKYNKADIIRTIRELGQLGFFDAEQITPDVLNANPNEGTVDLAWNLVESGSSQIELQGGYGGGGFIGTLGLSFSNFSIQNLFNGEKYKPVPMGDGQTFALRLQASQTYRVYSLNFAEPWLGGKKPVRFNLSMSRTQQFAASYDTSGDIDIDKDQQFSITGITAGLAKRVQWPDDFFTISHSLSYQLYDFRNYNIGLFNFGDGKANSLAYTFGISRNATQGGRIFPRGGSNFEVSAKFTPPWSLFSNKDFRELKNRSEELEDKKNSIGVTSLEQTELEDLDQERFRLLEYYKVKFKGDWYTTLVDKLVLRSNAEFGFLGSYNSAVGNVPFERFYVGGDGLGNFTLDGRDVVQLRGYDNQSITPYSEGATSPDGALIYNKFSLELRYPLTLKPSASIYGLAFLEGGNAFNNFQDFNPFELKRSAGVGLRIFMPAFGLLGIDFGYGFDEDLVPTSAGQGPSGWQTHFIIGQQF, translated from the coding sequence ATGACCAGGTTCATATCCTTGAACCACTTTTTAACTACACTTTTATTTCTAACTACCTTTATTGCCGCCGCACAGGATAATACCTATGAGGATGGTAAAAGCTATATTTTAGGAGGTATAGACGTTACTGGGCTGCAAAGTTATAACGAGCAGACCGTAAAAACGTATACAGGTTTAAGAGTAGGTCAACCTATTACACTACCAGGAGAACAAATTAGTGAAGTCATTAAAAAATTGTGGGGTCTTGAACTTTTCAGTGAAATAGACATCTTCATTACCAATATTGAAGAAAACACTGTTTTTCTTGAATTGAACATAATAGAACGACCTACATTGACCAATGTAAAGTTTTATGGTGTTAAAAAGGGTAAGGTAGAAGGCTTAATAAAGGATACCGATCTTAAGAAAGGAAAGAAAATTACCGAAAGTTTAATTTCCAACTCCAAAAATTACATCACCAATAAGTACAAAAAACAGGGCTATTTAAACGCTGATGTTACAATTGCTACTTCTAAAGATACTATTGAGGGTAACACCCGTAATATGGTGGTTAACGTAAATAAAGGTGATAAAGTAAAAATTCGCGATATCATATTTGAAGGTAACGAGCAGTTATCTGATAAGAAATTACGTAAAGCTTTAAAAAGTACTAAACAGAAAAAATTAGGTCGTTTCTGGAAAAAATCAAAATACATTCAAGAAGATTACGAAGAAGATCTTAGTTTATTGGTTGATAAGTTTGCCGAAAACGGATACCGTGATGCACGTGTAATTTCTGATTCTATTATTAAGGTTGATGAGAATAACATCGATTTAAAGATAAAAGTTGAAGAAGGTGATAAGTATTACTTCGGTAATATTGATTTCGTTGGTAATACGGTTTATACAGACCGTCAATTAAACCAGGTTTTAGGTATTAAAAAAGGTGATACTTATAATGGGGTCTTATTACGTGAAAGAATTGCAGATAATTCTAAGCCTGATCCAAGTGATGTTACTAGTTTGTATCAAAACAACGGTTACTTATTTTCTACAATTAACCCAGTAGAGATTTCAGCTGCTAATGATACTATTGATTTTGAGATTAGAATTATAGAGGGTAAAGAGACTTTCTTAGATCACGTTACCGTATCTGGTAACGATAAAACAAATGATCATGTTATTTATCGCGAACTACGTACAAGACCGGGTCAGAAGTACAATAAGGCAGATATTATTAGAACTATTCGTGAATTAGGTCAACTTGGTTTTTTCGATGCTGAACAAATTACGCCAGATGTCTTAAACGCGAACCCTAATGAGGGTACGGTAGATTTAGCTTGGAATTTGGTTGAGTCTGGTTCTAGTCAAATAGAATTGCAAGGTGGTTATGGTGGCGGTGGTTTCATTGGTACATTAGGGCTGTCTTTTAGTAATTTCTCTATTCAGAATTTATTTAATGGTGAAAAGTACAAACCGGTACCAATGGGTGACGGTCAAACTTTCGCCTTACGTTTACAGGCAAGTCAGACTTATAGAGTATATAGTTTAAACTTTGCTGAACCATGGTTAGGTGGTAAAAAGCCAGTACGTTTTAATCTAAGTATGTCTAGAACTCAACAGTTTGCAGCTTCTTATGACACTAGTGGAGATATTGATATTGATAAGGATCAACAGTTTTCTATTACGGGTATAACTGCAGGTTTGGCAAAACGTGTACAATGGCCAGATGATTTCTTTACCATATCTCACTCACTTAGTTATCAGTTGTATGATTTTAGAAATTATAATATTGGTCTTTTTAACTTTGGTGATGGTAAAGCAAACTCTTTAGCGTACACCTTTGGTATCTCAAGAAATGCTACACAAGGAGGACGCATTTTTCCTAGGGGTGGTTCCAACTTTGAAGTAAGTGCTAAGTTTACACCGCCATGGTCTTTGTTCAGTAACAAGGATTTTAGAGAATTAAAGAATAGATCGGAAGAGTTAGAAGATAAAAAGAACTCAATTGGGGTTACTTCTTTAGAGCAAACTGAGTTAGAAGATTTAGATCAAGAACGTTTCAGATTGTTGGAATATTACAAGGTTAAGTTTAAAGGAGACTGGTATACTACTTTAGTAGATAAATTGGTGCTTCGTAGTAATGCAGAATTCGGTTTCTTAGGTAGCTATAACAGTGCTGTTGGTAATGTGCCATTCGAAAGATTTTATGTAGGTGGTGATGGTCTAGGTAACTTTACCTTAGATGGTAGAGATGTAGTTCAGCTTAGAGGTTATGACAACCAATCTATTACACCATATTCAGAAGGAGCAACTTCGCCAGATGGAGCATTAATCTATAATAAATTCTCACTAGAGTTACGTTACCCATTAACATTAAAGCCTTCTGCATCTATTTACGGACTGGCATTTTTAGAAGGTGGTAATGCGTTCAACAATTTTCAAGACTTTAATCCGTTTGAATTAAAACGATCGGCCGGTGTGGGGCTGCGTATCTTTATGCCAGCATTTGGTTTGTTGGGTATTGATTTTGGTTACGGATTCGATGAGGATCTTGTGCCAACTTCTGCAGGACAAGGGCCAAGCGGATGGCAAACTCACTTCATTATTGGTCAACAGTTTTAA
- a CDS encoding CBS domain-containing protein has translation MHIQEHIITNLPVFDIKDTTERILEFFQDSTYSHIAILEDGRFLGLFSEIDADGLQPDAKIDEFRYELQSFFARRDTNWLDVLEIFARNEANLLPVVNEKEEVTGYYCLTDIVSEFIDTPFFTDPGSILVVAKGTKDYSFSEIAQIVESNNAKLYGGFITDTQNDIIEVTLKITANNYNKVVQTFRRYNYNIVFGNSDDEFLEDLKNRSDYLEKYLNV, from the coding sequence ATGCATATTCAAGAACATATCATTACGAACTTACCGGTATTCGATATTAAGGATACTACCGAGAGAATTCTAGAATTTTTTCAGGACTCAACCTATTCCCATATTGCCATTTTGGAGGATGGAAGGTTTTTAGGACTTTTCTCTGAAATAGATGCAGATGGGTTGCAGCCAGACGCTAAAATTGATGAGTTTCGATATGAGCTGCAAAGTTTTTTTGCTCGTAGAGATACCAATTGGTTAGACGTCTTGGAGATTTTTGCACGTAATGAAGCTAATCTTCTTCCTGTAGTTAATGAAAAAGAAGAAGTTACTGGTTACTACTGTTTAACTGATATTGTTTCTGAATTTATTGATACTCCGTTCTTCACTGATCCTGGTAGTATTTTGGTAGTAGCAAAAGGAACTAAAGATTACTCTTTTAGTGAAATTGCACAGATAGTTGAAAGTAATAATGCCAAACTTTACGGTGGTTTTATTACTGATACTCAGAATGATATTATTGAGGTGACATTAAAAATTACGGCTAATAACTATAATAAGGTAGTGCAGACTTTTAGACGATATAATTATAATATTGTATTTGGAAATAGTGACGATGAGTTTCTTGAAGATTTAAAGAATCGCTCAGATTATTTGGAAAAATATCTTAATGTTTAA
- a CDS encoding class I SAM-dependent methyltransferase, producing MYENSFPNKRYEHTLHFLRKHINANESILDLGVKNPFTKIMVEDGYSVMNTQGEDLDIDYSTVTNTDADVITAFEIFEHLLAPLNLLSNTKATKLVASIPLKLWFSPAYRSKIDKWDRHYHEFEDWQFDWLLEKAGWEIQDSKKWAHPVKKIGFRPFLRLFTPRYYIVYATRK from the coding sequence ATGTACGAAAACAGTTTTCCAAACAAACGTTACGAACACACACTTCATTTTTTACGTAAACATATAAACGCCAACGAATCTATATTAGATTTGGGTGTAAAAAATCCGTTTACCAAAATCATGGTAGAAGATGGTTATTCGGTAATGAATACCCAAGGTGAAGATTTAGATATCGATTATAGCACGGTAACGAATACAGATGCAGATGTCATTACTGCTTTCGAGATATTTGAACATCTTTTAGCTCCGCTAAATTTACTTTCAAATACCAAAGCTACTAAGTTAGTTGCGAGCATACCTCTAAAATTGTGGTTTTCGCCCGCATACAGAAGCAAAATAGATAAGTGGGACAGGCATTATCATGAATTTGAAGATTGGCAATTTGATTGGCTATTAGAAAAAGCCGGATGGGAAATTCAAGATTCTAAGAAATGGGCCCATCCAGTAAAAAAAATAGGCTTCAGACCTTTTTTACGTTTATTTACACCAAGGTATTATATTGTTTACGCTACCAGAAAATAA